One stretch of Streptomyces sp. NBC_01142 DNA includes these proteins:
- a CDS encoding MerR family transcriptional regulator translates to MTLIESTPARPARTDICAAAPRAHPRPEGQDRYTISEVVAFTGLTAHTLRWYERIGLMPHVDRSHTGQRRFTNRDLDWLAFVGKLRLTGMPVADMVRYAEMVREGEHTFEARQELLEQTRRDVLARMAELQDTLAVLDYKIDFYADARRASERL, encoded by the coding sequence ATGACGTTGATCGAGAGCACGCCTGCACGGCCCGCACGGACGGACATCTGCGCCGCGGCTCCCCGGGCGCATCCCCGCCCCGAGGGGCAGGACCGCTACACGATCAGCGAGGTCGTCGCCTTCACCGGACTCACCGCGCACACCCTGCGCTGGTACGAGCGGATCGGGCTGATGCCGCACGTCGACCGTTCACACACGGGGCAGCGGCGCTTCACCAACCGCGACCTGGACTGGCTCGCCTTCGTCGGCAAGCTGCGGCTGACCGGAATGCCGGTCGCGGACATGGTCCGCTACGCCGAGATGGTGCGGGAGGGCGAGCACACCTTCGAGGCGCGGCAGGAACTGCTGGAGCAGACCCGGCGCGACGTACTCGCGCGGATGGCGGAACTCCAGGACACCCTCGCCGTACTCGACTACAAGATCGACTTTTACGCGGACGCCCGGCGGGCGTCGGAGAGGCTCTGA